The genomic window AATATTGATAAAGCCGAACAGAGAGTAAGGTTACAAAGTTCCTTTAAAATCTCAAAGTCAACTTTAGATTTGCCTTTCTTCAACATAACATATACAGAACTTACTTCAATATGCATCGCTTTCCCAATTTTCCAAAACTCGATGCAGACACCAATTCCAGAACTAGCCAGAATCATCCATGAGGTATCATTATCAAGGAGGTAAAGGAAAACAATCAGCTGGCAGATAAAGCTCACCACCACTGATTTTGCAGATAATCCTTCCATAGACTTGTTTTTATTCCAAAACTGAATATCTGCAAAGAACAAATATAATGAGCAATGCTGCATTCAAACATGCTAATATTTAAGGATAACTTAAGTCTAAACTGAATAGTTATCTTAATGTACCATTCTTGAAAGCCAAGAAATCAAACACAGAATGTAGTACAGATACAACCATCGTTACCACCAGCAGGTATGGATTTCCTTCCAAGAACACCCTCTAtggaaaaaggtaaaaaaaaaacaaaagagtgAAGTTAACATCAGCAATCGAACACCTAAGTAGATGTACCCcaccaaaaaaaaggaaaacgagtagatcatacaaaaatatatagatATTAAAAGAGCCAACACAGAGTTCTAGAATTAAAAGAAAAACAGATAGTCAACAGGTATTAAAAGATCAGGATGGAATGTGCTGCAAAATAGTTGTGACTTCAGGAAAATGAACATACActaatcaaataaataattttaatcaaatgGAATATTAAGAAAAGATATTAACAAACCTATGGCAATGAATATCAACCAATAAAATTTTCCAAATTCATATTTGCCTTATGTCTATACTTGCCTTATTACTCTGTACAAGCTAAACCTGCACCCTCTGTTTTTCCCACCCAGCTTAGACAGCAGTAGTTCTAGAATTTGTGCTAGGAACATAATCTGGGATATTATTTGAGCGATTCATGTACCATATTAGTCATCGATCATTTGCTATATAAGCCTCATAATCATCAACAACCAAGTGATCCAAGTAAACTATAGCTAGGAAGAAACTTGGTTAAGAATATACTGCAGTATGAGAACGGAGAAAAAAGGTGAAGGGACCTTAGTTTTACAGATGCATACAACAGAATTTGATAGTCTCAAAGATGATCTTGTTTCGTTTTGCAAGATAAAGCTCCTTATCAATGCAAATATGGGGTATCAGAAATTCTTACAGTCAATCAGTTTAGTGCATGGTACATCAATTGCTCAACCAACTACCAGGCAGGGAAAGTAAAATAGGAAAAAAGGCTATGAAGTCATTGCAATTTTGAATGACCAAACATTCTCCCAAAATAAACAATTGCAGGATCAATCTATCTTTAGATCcacattttaaaaatttaaaatatcacaAAAGTTTGGCTTTTAAATTTGCAATTTCAATGTCATAAACTTTTACCTTGAGTTCATCAGCCTCGCCTTCAAGCATACTTCCATAATTACGGTGAATCTGGAATGACTGCTCAATCTGTAAAAACAACTGCCACTTGGTCATGCTAATTGGACCCAATTCCAGATTAACGGGCAACTCCTTCGCAGTATCATTGAGTGGTATCAGTTTATCCCTCAACAGCCAGAATTCATTGAAGAAGATTGTGGGGTAGTAGTTCCCAGTAGAAGGTTCTATATTCAGATCTGCGAAACCCATGTCAAGGAATAGAATTTTACCATTCATGATATATGTGCATCTGTTGGCCTCCATTTTAATTCATTTTATAACTTCTTTCAGTCAAAGGACATTTCCACAAATTCATCTTTCAGAAAACATAAGGAAATAACtttatttggaaaaaaaaaaagatattagaaTTGCAGCAATTACCAGGGATTGAACTAATGGTGACATTCAAAATTGTTCTACTAGAAGGTTATTGCTTGATGATATGATTGTGAAATGATTGTGCTATGCAGACTTTCTAATTAACAACTGAGTAAAGCTTTAGACAGAGCGAGAAAACTTTAGGCTCATCTAATAATTTCAATTTCAAAAAGCACAAGTTAATTCATAACAAAAATGAAAATTGAAATAAGATTCACTTTTATGTGCATTTATTCAATTATGTACATTATACACCAGATTGTATGTACTAGAAACTAGAGAGGTTAGTAGTGGCAGATCTGTGACAGAACCTCAATCATGATGTGCACCTTCTAGTAAACAAAGGCAGCAGGAAAGGATTCTGTTTAAACCATGAAAAACTGCAGTTGGGATATGTTTGGAAACTATGTTGTTAGTGATGATAATAACTCTTGGAGTTTAATTTGAATAATACAAATAACTTTAATGTCCAGATAAACTGACAAACCGGATAATAAGAAAAAATTTCTCCATGCTATTACTACCAAACCATAGTCAACATAGTGTAGAGAAATGCTCAGAAGGTATCCAATTAATTAAACAAAATGTAAGTATCTGGATACAGCCAATAATGTTTGGAGGAATGTTGTTATGAGGGTATCTGCAATAGAAGGAGAGAAATAAAGAAATTAGCTGACCTCACAAATAAGGAAAGTCTCACAACaatgagaggaaaaaaagaaatagaTTCAAGATATCAGATGTCCATCAAGAACATCAGAATTTAAGATAATGCAAGAGCAATGATTTATGCATCATGTTGCAAATCAAACACTCATGAATCAAAacctttttaagaaaaagaaatataaaaaaaacagAACAAATGGTGTGCATTATTTTATGCTGTGACTTCAGATCAAATTAAATGTTTTTACATCACTCTTGAACAGATTCTTATTTGCTGATATGATTTATATAATATTTGCCACAAACTATGAACCCTAAACACATCTTAAACACAAAAGCTGCATGGCCTCGTCTCCTGATCACCTTACAAAGTTTTGCAAGCTAAAGAGAATTATACATCAGGCACTCAAGTCAGCATTTTTAAGGAAGCCAAACTGCCTGAGCTACAATACTGCTTGGTATATGCTAGAAATATTAGAAGTACCACAGTCTACAATGTATTTGCAAATCTATTAGACGACAAATATATAACTAACGAATAGAAATAGAATATTCCCATGGAATACAAAGAAATTGGTCGGACTGGAAATCACTAGCAGACAACTAGGTAGGCTCTTCAACTTTAAACTCGATTGACATCAAAAAGGAAAGTTGGAGTGAAATTCTTGAGATACAATAAAAGTCTATGCCATAATGTGAAACGGGAGTTCAGAATTTTGGAATATGCCCTAAAAGATTCCATCAGTCAGCTTTTATTTCCAGGACATCCTCACTTTTCTCAAAATACTTTAGCCTCCATAAGTAAATTACCCAATCCCAAATCTTACCACATTCTTTTCCTACTCTTAAATTTCATCATATATCCCAtccctgctctctctctctctctctctacatacatacatacatcacaCACACAGAATTTCCAATTCCTTCCTAATTGGGTAAACATTCATCAAAGAATCACAACATAATTGAAATCCTCTTTCAGAATCTTATATTTATGGAAAAAGAAAGAATTTGCCAGTTGGGTGAATTAGGAAACAGGAAATGTGGTCTAGGATAGAAAAAGGAAATTGGAAGGGTGGAAAAAGGATGTACAGGGACATCTAGAATgaacaaaaaagaaaatcaagCGAGCATTGCACCATCTTCTATAGTATGGTCTAATTTTTAACTAAATTTGAGCCAAATACACACGTGAGGGCTAGGATTTTGATGTTTAATGAGAATAATTTCTGATTCATCATAACATGCACCGGGATAATTCAAATGATCTTTAAGAATACTGCAtgactctttaaattttttatgtatatttttaaatttctattttttttaaatttacaatACAGTTTATCATATTTAAAAAGTAACAAAACAGAAGAATTAAAATAGTTTATACTCGCATTATCTTTGTTATATTTTTCTTCGGGATGTGCTGCAGGTGTCTGTTTCCTAGTAGCAGCAAAAACACATGAAACATGTTGACATGATTGTGTGCTATATCAGTCAATGCTGTCAAAGGCAGCCATCTAGGCACCTATCCTGCTTAGGTTTTTCGGCAGCCACATCCCTTAGGTATCTGCTACTCTCATGAGTCATAAGAGGGGTTATGTCACCTGAAATTTCGGGTCCACTTAGAAAAAATTGTGTTCAACAGATAACCACAAGTTGGATGCATGCAAGATTTCCAAGCATTTATCAAGTTCTTTGTTtgcaaaatttagagaaaaatgaAGAACTAGCCTCCTAGCAATGAGTTGGGCCCACCAGAAAAGGTTGTGTAGGTCCTTATTGTTTCTAGAGTTAGGATAAGGATGCAGGCATTATCATACTTGTAAAAAATCATGTTTATTGTATCTTTGAGTTAATAATGGAGTTTGAATGAAACATCACATAAAATAATATGTCCCAATCTGTTCTTTATAAAGCATCTAAAACTGATTTCGATAAGTATAATATAGTTAATTTTTCCTCCCCTGTATCTCCtatatcctttttcttcttttaccAACTCAGGCACTTGGATGTTTCTCCAAATTCAATTCTTGTGTTCATGAAACACTGAAAACAGGTGGCTGCCCAAGGGTCCAGGTTCTGCACCTATACAAGTGCTTGACCATCTTAAAAGGTCACCTAGTGATAAAGCTGTCATTGTTTTGATGGCTCACTATTAGAGGTCAGCTAAATAATTTTGGATTTTCTCCAAATAACATTTTTGAAAGAGAAGCTAGTCAATTCATCCAGATGTATCATAGTCATCCATTCGATACATCTCCTATTTCTCCTAATCAGGAAGCTACTTGTTTGAATTCTAGATGTGAAACTATAAGTTACATAACCTATATAGTTTTAATAATTTTAACTTCTGATGACTGCTTCGTCACTTCCATGTTCCACTAGGTCATTATAAGAGTTGCTGCATAGCATTCTGCCTAGGCCTCTTTACAAGGGTCACCTAGATAGTAATAAATCAAGAAAATGTATAAATTTGTCAAAATTTCTAAAGGAATTCAACAAAAGTAATATACTTTGATAATTTTAGATCGtgaaaagaatttcaaataaTTGTTTAGCGCAGAGGCAGGTGCATGTAACAAGAGGAAAACATATAGGATATCACATAAACACCAAAAATGAACAGAAATGACAATTGCTGATATCATTCATTCAATATTtcacaaataatttattaatactagGTGAAATTTACTATTACTAAAAGAATTGAGTTGTTCGGAAACAAATTGCTATTTTGGTTTATCACCCAACAAATGAAATTCGTAAACAGGGATTTTCCAATAATTTGGAAAAATTAGGATCCTTGTGTAGAGATTTCTACATTTGCATCATCATTATTAAGATGTGGTATGTAGCATGTAAGTTGTTACATGCTAACACATTCTTGCTGATTTACTAACTTTAAAgacaaaaaaataagataaagttTGGAACAAACATACCGTGTAAAATCATCGACAAGATTAATGGTAATATTTGGTTTCCAATAGGAGACCCATTCTACCAGACCCTCATCCTTAGCTTCTGCCTGTGTATCATCCTTCGACTGTAACAAGCACATAGAAGAATTTAGGTGAAGCCACAGGTGCCTTAAAGGTAAGGAGATAAAGGCAACTATTATTCTTCCAAGAGCTAAAAACATAATCCTTTGGAGTGAAAGAGGTGGGAACTACCACAAGCATAACAATAATAGTACTAGGAAGAGAGTCAAAAGATCACAACACTTGAATGAATATTCACATTCATTTGGAGCCTACAGTTTGAtcaaaaaaaggaaaataaagaaGAGCAAACCTCAGGTGCTTGTTCTTCCTTTTCAGCCCCCTTGGAATTTCCCAGCAGACTCTTCCTTTTATCAGCTTTGGACTTGGGCAAGAATGTCACAACAGCTAAAAGAGtaacaaaataagagaaggttttGTTCACTGCCATGAAGTTTACAAAAATCTATATCACAAATATGTAAGCATAAAATCCTCACGATGTGTCCTCCCAAAGGCAGATTTTGGCTCATACTCAGGATCACTAGGATCTGGAGGGTATCCTGAGCGTGCAAAGAAAACATGAGCATACAGGCTCCCATTGTGCTTCACAGCCTACAAGTTACATGATGCCCATCATGCAAGAAGTCAGATAGGCTCAAAGGACAAGCGAATGGAAAAGTAGAAAATCATAATCCACGGTTATTAGTAAAACTAGGTCTTGGATCTGCATAATCTGTTCGGCAATACCTCTGATGGATAATACTTCAGGGAAGTAGACCTAGTACTACCCGGGACCCAAACTGCATATGGAATGTTTGCCTCATGCCAAACAAGAGCATCTTCGTTGCCGAAGTCATTAAACTTCTCCTGTTCAGAAAGATATAGCCACATGTCCTGGACAAGAAAAAGCAGCAACAAACATTTATTCATGCACAGAGAAATAATAGAGAGAACAAAAGCAGAACTGGTATAAAAACAGAAGCATATAacacatgtcaaactcaaattatGACAAGCGTATTCCTCAAAAGAAATAATGGTTGAACTCGAGTGTCTGCAGAGTGACAGATTTAGATGCAAAACTTGTTCTGCTGTTCCAATGTAATATACAAGGAAACGATGGCATACACTTGCTTTCTCAGTGAGCTTTAGAAACAGTAAAgtcaatttaatttaataaagggCAGTGATACAGCGTGTAATGCAGTAAATATCCAATGTTTTCCATTTAATGCAAAATCAATGTCAATGAGTTCACAAGCAGAAAGCAAGCAATTTTAGGATGGGAAGTTCTAATGTTTTGGATTTACCATAAAGTTTGCTTGAGGTTGGAAGACCATAAGTTTAGATTGTATTTACGACCGGTTTATTGGTTTCTGAGAAGATTAAAAACCTTAATTGGGTTGCTTAAGTAGCTACCTTCTTTTCTGAACAACATAGGTACCTTAAAGTATCCTTTTCATGGCTTTGTGTAAGACAGAGAAAACAAATCCATgttcctataaaatttatatattgattttatctttttcactATAAATACCTTGTTTTCCTATTTCTTTTCTTCCTAATTACTCAAGGACCAAAATCACCGGGCAGGCAATAAACCTTTTATAAAGGTTTATGGAGGTTAATGTTACATGGCACTCGAGATTCATGAAATGAACCCGCTGATGTTAGATGTAACAGGTAAAATGGAGGTGTCAAGGTAGATTCCTCTTGTTGCGACTGAAATCTATCCTGGGCCGGAGTGCTAGAGCAGGACGTCGTCCGGTGGATCGATGGCAGCCAGGCCTGCAAAAAAAGTCCCTACTAGAGATGGCTCTGGtgaggatcctccgacgctcaaattagATTTTCTGCAGCCCCCTGACGCTAAAGCAGATTTTCCGCAGCAGGTGGGAAAGAGCGAGCATTTGTGAAATAGAGAGGCGTACCTGGAGGATCCCCGTTTTACCATTTTATAGGTGAGATTGGAGCCTTGAAAAAAGGAGAGACCATAAAGAACCTTTTTGCCTCTCATCATGTTCTTGAGTATCACGCCTGATCCTTTGATTTTCTAAGTTGGTGAGTGATGTCACCTCATAGCCAGTGGGGACCATCTTTATTAATTGCATGGATTGACAACCAGGGCCCAGGAAATGACGTGGTTTTGTTCACAGTCACCCTTGTCATTAAATGGAATGACATGATTGGACCATGAAGAGGCCTCCTACAGTTATCATGACAAGCTGCTATCTTTAATTGTCTGACATAACAGTCGTTTTGGAGACTTTGGACTGAGGTCACTGAGTGCTTCGACCGAACCAAGAATCAGGGAAAGTAGGCCTCGGGCAGGTCACATGTCGGGATGCGGCCAGCTTAGTAAATGCTGGAGTTGGGGGTGACGGCCGAAGTCAGCCCATTGAGGGCTTGCTTGGGTCTCCAGATCAAATGCCAAAGTGGCTCAATCGCACGCAGGGTAACACGGCCTGATGGGACTGTGCGGAGACCGATCTCCCCAAAGTAATGAGTTGTAATAAGGAGTGGCTTCAGGGCCGATTAAGAGTAAGGATCGGCTAAAGATCTCCAGAAAAGATGCTAGAGCTGGGGCTTCCCTTGGCTCGATGTCCGATGTTCAGGTGTCACATCTGGGTCGGTAGCTAAGGACTCGACCGAGGTAAGTATCAGCCGTCCGAGCTAAGATCATCTGCCGAAGTCTCGATTGATGGACGAAGCTAGATGGCTAAAGTAGGAAGTTCGTGTGTTCGAAAACTGAGGTTAGCTGTTGAGGTGGGATCAGATGCATGTTGAAGGCGCAGGCATCCATGGGCCGAAGTTGGATGTGCGAATGCATCCTCTCGCTTTTCCTCTCCTACCATTTTTTCTCTGTCCTccatctcttcctctct from Elaeis guineensis isolate ETL-2024a chromosome 9, EG11, whole genome shotgun sequence includes these protein-coding regions:
- the LOC105051691 gene encoding uncharacterized protein; the protein is MAQPAAQVAPATQGRQQQRQQAGFGQTVAGIIRMAVFWYFAMKFFSPKKPSEPSHLISNLFQKGEPLDMWLYLSEQEKFNDFGNEDALVWHEANIPYAVWVPGSTRSTSLKYYPSEAVKHNGSLYAHVFFARSGYPPDPSDPEYEPKSAFGRTHPVVTFLPKSKADKRKSLLGNSKGAEKEEQAPESKDDTQAEAKDEGLVEWVSYWKPNITINLVDDFTRYPHNNIPPNIIGYLNIEPSTGNYYPTIFFNEFWLLRDKLIPLNDTAKELPVNLELGPISMTKWQLFLQIEQSFQIHRNYGSMLEGEADELKRVFLEGNPYLLVVTMVVSVLHSVFDFLAFKNDIQFWNKNKSMEGLSAKSVVVSFICQLIVFLYLLDNDTSWMILASSGIGVCIEFWKIGKAMHIEIDRSRRIPMLKFRDRESYTKNKTKEYDDLAMKYLSYVLFFLVACSSVYSLIYEQHKSWYSWILSSLTSCVYMFGFIMMCPQLFINYKLKSVTHLPWRQMTYKFLNTIIDDLFAFVIKMPMLHRLSVFRDDVIFLIYLYQRWIYPVDRKRVNEFGFGGEDEDQSNQSLVANDVTAAQDGDASTDDNKKTN